A section of the Alphaproteobacteria bacterium genome encodes:
- a CDS encoding primosomal protein N' — protein MGQRRIRVLLPLPLPGAYDYLTPAGEACTPGDFVLVPLGRRREIGVVWDEPSGRGSGAETKPLSRARLKTVLARLDAAPLTELHRRFIDWVAAYTLAPPGSVLKMAMSVKGAFDPQRPVTGYDLPDGAPPPADLRLTAARRRVLEAAGSGPPRPARELALEAGVSPGVVRGLAAAGVLRAVELLVEPRFDTPDPGFGRLTLTADQARAARDLLALAAGTDGSGKVILLDGVTGAGKTEVYFEAIAEAIRAGRQVLVLVPEIALTVQWLDRFQSRFGAAPAPWHSELGPARRRAIWRAVGQHEVSVVVGARSALFLPFADLGLIVVDEEHDASFKQEDGVIYHARDMAVVRGHLGRIPVILSTATPSLESVVNVEKGKYEHVALAQRPGTAIMPGIETIDLRREPPASRREFLSPVLARAVAETLRAGEQAMLFLNRRGYAPLTLCRHCGHRFECGQCSAWLVEHRQRGRLQCHHCGFEQPVPRACPECGTEDSLVACGPGVERILEEVRRLFPGARTAVMASDTVHGPHSAAELVRRMQAREIDLLIGTQIMAKGHHFPRLTLVGVVDADLGLEGGDLRATERTFQLLSQVAGRAGRADRPGQVMLQTFQPEHPVMQALVKGDRDGFLAREAESRRRAGMPPFGRLAAIILSGPDHDQVRTVARDLARAAPVSPDDQKSGLRVLGPAPAPFALLRGRHRYRFLLKAPREISLQGKIRHWLDQVPLPRGVRAQVDIDPQSFF, from the coding sequence GTGGGTCAACGACGGATCAGGGTCCTGTTGCCGCTGCCGCTGCCCGGCGCTTACGACTACCTCACGCCGGCGGGCGAAGCCTGCACGCCCGGGGATTTCGTTCTGGTGCCGCTTGGCCGGCGGCGCGAAATCGGCGTGGTCTGGGACGAGCCATCCGGCCGGGGGTCCGGGGCGGAAACAAAGCCCCTCAGCCGGGCACGCCTCAAGACGGTTCTCGCGCGGCTCGACGCGGCGCCGCTGACGGAGCTGCATCGGCGCTTCATCGACTGGGTGGCGGCCTATACGCTGGCGCCGCCCGGCAGCGTGCTCAAGATGGCGATGAGCGTCAAAGGCGCCTTCGACCCGCAGCGTCCTGTCACCGGCTACGACCTGCCCGACGGAGCCCCACCGCCCGCTGATCTGCGTCTGACGGCCGCGCGCCGCCGGGTTCTGGAGGCGGCCGGCTCGGGGCCTCCCCGTCCGGCGCGGGAACTCGCGCTTGAGGCCGGCGTGAGCCCGGGTGTTGTCCGCGGTCTCGCGGCGGCGGGCGTGTTGCGCGCAGTGGAACTCCTGGTCGAGCCGCGTTTCGATACGCCCGATCCGGGGTTCGGGCGCCTCACGCTCACGGCCGATCAGGCCCGCGCCGCGCGCGATCTGCTGGCGCTGGCCGCGGGCACAGACGGCTCGGGCAAGGTCATTCTGCTTGATGGCGTGACCGGCGCCGGCAAGACAGAGGTCTATTTCGAGGCAATCGCCGAAGCCATCCGGGCCGGCCGCCAGGTTCTGGTGCTGGTCCCGGAGATCGCGCTCACGGTGCAATGGCTCGATCGCTTCCAGAGCAGGTTCGGCGCGGCGCCCGCGCCCTGGCATTCCGAACTGGGTCCGGCGCGCCGGCGGGCCATCTGGCGCGCTGTCGGCCAGCACGAGGTGTCGGTGGTGGTTGGCGCGCGCTCCGCCCTGTTCCTGCCGTTCGCGGATCTCGGCCTGATCGTGGTGGACGAGGAGCACGACGCATCCTTCAAGCAGGAGGACGGCGTAATCTACCACGCCCGTGACATGGCGGTGGTGCGTGGCCATCTGGGCCGCATTCCGGTGATCCTCTCCACGGCGACGCCGTCGCTTGAGAGTGTGGTCAATGTCGAGAAGGGAAAATACGAGCACGTCGCGCTGGCACAACGGCCCGGCACGGCGATCATGCCCGGGATCGAGACCATCGATTTGCGCCGCGAACCGCCCGCCAGCCGGCGCGAATTTCTCTCGCCCGTGCTCGCCCGCGCCGTGGCCGAAACCCTCCGCGCGGGCGAGCAGGCAATGCTTTTCCTCAACCGGCGCGGCTATGCCCCGCTGACACTGTGCCGCCATTGCGGCCACAGGTTCGAGTGCGGCCAGTGCAGCGCGTGGCTGGTCGAGCACCGCCAACGCGGCCGGCTGCAATGCCATCACTGCGGGTTCGAGCAGCCGGTGCCCAGGGCCTGTCCGGAATGCGGCACCGAAGACTCGCTGGTCGCCTGCGGGCCGGGGGTGGAGCGGATCCTCGAAGAGGTCCGGCGGCTTTTTCCGGGCGCGAGGACGGCGGTTATGGCGAGCGACACCGTGCACGGCCCCCATTCGGCGGCCGAACTCGTCCGCCGGATGCAGGCGCGCGAAATCGACCTTCTGATCGGGACGCAGATCATGGCCAAGGGCCATCATTTCCCGCGCCTGACGCTGGTCGGGGTGGTCGACGCCGATCTCGGGCTCGAGGGCGGCGACCTGCGCGCGACCGAGCGCACTTTCCAGCTTCTCTCCCAGGTCGCGGGCCGCGCCGGCCGCGCCGACCGTCCCGGCCAGGTCATGCTTCAGACCTTCCAGCCCGAACACCCGGTGATGCAGGCCCTGGTCAAGGGCGACCGGGACGGCTTTCTCGCGCGCGAGGCCGAATCGCGCCGGCGCGCGGGCATGCCACCGTTCGGGCGGTTGGCGGCGATCATCCTTTCGGGCCCCGATCACGACCAGGTCAGGACCGTCGCCCGGGATCTGGCCCGCGCCGCCCCCGTTTCGCCCGACGACCAGAAATCCGGCCTCCGCGTGCTCGGCCCGGCGCCGGCCCCCTTTGCCCTGCTCCGGGGCCGGCATCGTTACCGCTTTCTGCTCAAGGCGCCCCGCGAGATTTCCCTGCAGGGCAAAATCCGCCACTGGCTCGACCAGGTGCCGCTGCCCAGAGGGGTCCGGGCGCAGGTCGATATCGACCCCCAAAGCTTTTTTTGA
- the fsa gene encoding fructose-6-phosphate aldolase, protein MKFFVDTADLDEIRELAQTGLLDGVTTNPSLIAKSGGDFLEVVGEICRIVPGPVSAEVTATDYPTMLKEAEKLVAIAENVTVKVPLTVDGLKACRALSMERHKVNVTLCFSPAQAILAAKAGASFVSPFVGRLDDIGENGMGLIQQICEIYDNYPEFRTEVLVASVRHPVHVVEAARLGADVATLPPKVLRQMFNHPLTDKGLEAFLADWEKTGQSILNSKTVMA, encoded by the coding sequence ATGAAATTTTTTGTCGATACGGCCGATCTCGATGAAATCCGTGAATTGGCGCAGACCGGGTTGCTGGACGGCGTGACCACCAACCCCAGCCTGATTGCCAAGTCGGGCGGCGATTTTCTGGAGGTGGTGGGCGAAATCTGCCGCATCGTGCCGGGTCCGGTCAGTGCCGAGGTCACGGCGACGGATTATCCCACCATGCTGAAGGAAGCGGAAAAACTTGTCGCCATCGCCGAGAACGTGACGGTAAAGGTGCCGCTGACGGTGGATGGGCTGAAGGCATGCCGCGCATTGTCGATGGAGCGTCACAAGGTCAATGTGACGCTTTGCTTCTCGCCAGCACAGGCGATCCTGGCGGCCAAGGCGGGGGCCAGCTTCGTCTCGCCCTTTGTCGGCCGGCTCGACGATATCGGCGAGAACGGGATGGGCCTGATTCAGCAGATTTGCGAAATCTACGACAATTATCCTGAATTCCGCACCGAAGTGCTGGTGGCCTCGGTCCGCCATCCGGTCCACGTTGTCGAGGCGGCCCGGTTGGGCGCCGATGTCGCAACGCTGCCACCCAAGGTCTTGCGCCAGATGTTCAACCATCCGCTGACCGACAAGGGGCTGGAGGCGTTCCTGGCCGACTGGGAGAAGACGGGACAATCCATACTCAATTCTAAAACGGTGATGGCATAG
- a CDS encoding DUF484 family protein, with protein sequence MTGGADEASPEGGKSSRERTGDRKIGTRARQAAPAVEPTERAVVDYLRLHPDFLARHGELATILTPPSHNMGEGVVDLQRYMIERVQAANDAIRGERDALVRISRSNLSGQVQVHNAVLALLAAEDFEDFVHILTTDLGVFLDIDVVSLCVEMNGTDCPKSETAGIYALPEGRVAALTGPELRIVLRESEKGMPDVFGAGADLVQSYALVPLQFGRKGRTGVLALGSRTPGNFSPRDGTDLLAFMGKVVEISVRQWLGLPR encoded by the coding sequence ATGACAGGCGGTGCGGACGAGGCAAGCCCGGAAGGCGGAAAATCCAGTCGCGAGCGGACCGGCGACCGCAAGATCGGCACCAGGGCGCGCCAGGCGGCCCCGGCGGTCGAGCCGACAGAACGCGCCGTCGTGGACTACCTCCGCCTTCACCCGGATTTCCTCGCCCGGCACGGCGAGCTGGCCACGATCCTCACACCGCCCAGCCATAACATGGGCGAGGGAGTCGTGGACCTGCAACGCTACATGATCGAGCGCGTGCAGGCGGCAAACGACGCCATACGGGGCGAGCGCGATGCGCTGGTCCGAATCAGCCGGAGCAACCTTTCCGGCCAGGTGCAGGTGCACAACGCCGTGCTCGCCCTGCTGGCGGCCGAGGATTTCGAGGACTTCGTCCATATCCTGACGACCGATCTCGGGGTTTTTCTCGATATCGACGTGGTCTCGCTCTGCGTCGAAATGAACGGCACGGACTGCCCGAAATCGGAGACCGCGGGTATTTACGCCCTGCCCGAAGGGCGGGTTGCGGCACTGACGGGTCCGGAGTTGCGCATCGTCCTGCGCGAGAGCGAGAAAGGCATGCCCGACGTTTTCGGCGCCGGCGCCGATCTGGTGCAGAGCTATGCGCTGGTGCCGCTGCAGTTCGGCCGGAAGGGGCGGACCGGCGTCCTCGCGCTTGGCTCACGCACGCCCGGTAACTTCTCGCCCCGTGACGGGACGGATCTTCTCGCGTTCATGGGCAAGGTGGTCGAGATCAGCGTGCGCCAATGGCTCGGCCTGCCGCGCTAG